The following nucleotide sequence is from Trifolium pratense cultivar HEN17-A07 linkage group LG2, ARS_RC_1.1, whole genome shotgun sequence.
GAAACGATTGAAGGGTTGGATATTGGGGTTTTGATTAATAACGTGGGAATTTCTTACCCTTATGCGAGGTTTTTTCATGAAGTTGATGAAGAGCTTTTGAAGAATTTGATTCAGGTTAATGTTGTTGGAACTACTAAGGTTACTCAAACTGTTTTACCTGGAATGATAAGGAGAAAAAAAGGAGCAATTGTTAATATTGGTTCTGGTGCTGCTATTGTTATTCCTTCTGATCCACTTTATGCTGTTTATGCTGCCACAAAAGCGTGAGTGTTGTTAATTGCTGAGATTTGTTCTTTTTTGAGGTTGTGAAATATGGatgttttgatgtttttgaaattgagggtttttgtgtttgttgtttCAGGTACATAGATCAATTTTCTAGATGTCTCTATGTTGAATACAAGAACAAAGGGATTGATGTGCAGTGTCAGGTATTATGCTGTTCTTTTGTTTGAGTCACTCATTTTGTCTACCTGTAGCTTATAGTTATAGTATGCCATGGTTTTAAACAAAGGTTCGCGACCGCACGAATTTCTTGCGGTCGCAACATAACAGTTTTTGATGTTGAGACCGGAACATGATTGCGTGATTGAGGTTGTATAGGTTGCATTTGACTGTAATTCTGTCACTATTAAGGATCACGACACAACCGTAATACtaactgctgtaactgctatttaaAACAtgcttagtaaaaaaaaattggggggttaaaagtcttttttctttaaattaaaataccCCTATGTATGAAgggacattgcatgtaatatgcaggACTGAGGTTTGAATCCGatactcccacttattcaccttggtgaatttctagccactaggctacttgacaaaaaaaaataccccTATATGTGAAGTTGCAGAAAGTATACCCTGGCTAATTAATTATTACCAAATTAGAAGAGGTTGGAACTTGGAAATCTAGCTAATTGAATTTTGTGGTGATGAGATATAAAAATAGCATAGGGATTAACTTTTGTAGCATcacattatcattattattatggACTTTACCAAGGGGGAACTATCACCATAATGCAGAAATGCAAAACGTATGATTTAGTTGGTAAAGTACGCATGTTTATGGTTACAACAGTTTACTTATATAAACCGTGGACAAAAACTTAAATAGAAAAGAAACCCTTTTATTGTTTCCTTTGTTCAAGTTGGTTCAACTAAATGGCTCTGAAGTTTGTTGGAAGTTGAAGACCTGATACGTTCTAATTCTGTttgatattgatatttttttatgacaagAATTCCGGCCGTGTGTGTTTCGAGTTTGGATCCTCtttgttttttgaaaaactCAATTTATGAGAGGGAGAGACAAAAAAGATATTGAAATGATCACTTCTATAATTATTGTAGCTTTAATTAATGACTAGATTTTGAAACATGAAAGTGTAAACAACGATTGTGAAATTTAGATGGATGCACTGTGCACTTTCACAAGTCTATGTTGCTTTTGTGATTTCCCTTTCCCACACACCATCCAATGTTTTTCTTCGAGTAGTTGGAAAGCCGTCCACCTAATTAATCTGTTTATTGAAGAAAATTGACTACTCcctactccctccggccttaattataagcaaaagtcatcttttcagattcattgaataactgatgatGTAATATCTCGGCTATTGAAAAgtaaacttttgcttataattaaggctgGATTAATATGTTGTAATGGATTGATTACATGCAGTGTTTGGTATGATTCTTGTCATGTTTCTgatggatatatttttttatttcaggtTCCATTATATGTTGCAACAAAGATGGCATCAATCCGGAGATCTTCGTTTTTTGTTCCATCAACAGATGGTTATGCCAAAGCAGGTGTGAAATGGATCGGATATGAACCTCGTTGCACACCATACTGGCCCCATACCCTTCTTTGGGCCGTGGCTTGCTCGTTGCCTGAGTCTATAGTTGATGCTTGGCGCCTACGATTTTGTATCGGTATTAGAAAGAGGGGTCAGCTCAAAGAGTCAAGGAAGCAAGAATAAAACGAtacttgtttgtttgtttgtattatGTAGGCGTAGAT
It contains:
- the LOC123909045 gene encoding very-long-chain 3-oxoacyl-CoA reductase 1-like — encoded protein: MDSCCIISKLKTQPFWFLLFFSLGLFTILRFTLILLNWVYVNFLRQPKNLKKYGSWALVTGPTDGIGKSFAFELARKGLNLILVGRNPDKLKDVSDSVKAKFGKTEVKTVVVDFAGDLDEGVNRIRETIEGLDIGVLINNVGISYPYARFFHEVDEELLKNLIQVNVVGTTKVTQTVLPGMIRRKKGAIVNIGSGAAIVIPSDPLYAVYAATKAYIDQFSRCLYVEYKNKGIDVQCQVPLYVATKMASIRRSSFFVPSTDGYAKAGVKWIGYEPRCTPYWPHTLLWAVACSLPESIVDAWRLRFCIGIRKRGQLKESRKQE